One Candidatus Thermoplasmatota archaeon genomic region harbors:
- a CDS encoding NAD(P)H-dependent oxidoreductase, with product DIKPCKGEFYCWNTNPGKCLIKDDMQSVYPLLKRADILVLATPVYIPLPGEMQNFVNRLCPLIDPLLTKRNGRTRARFRSDVKIRKIVLVSTSGWYEKGNFGTVLRIAKEVANDASVQFAGALLRPHAQLLARGGSKADRVLEAAKESGRELVATGRISKRLIEAVGKPLILEEEMWKT from the coding sequence GATATCAAGCCCTGCAAAGGAGAGTTCTACTGCTGGAATACGAATCCTGGCAAATGCCTCATCAAAGACGACATGCAATCAGTCTACCCCCTTCTGAAACGAGCAGACATCTTGGTTCTTGCCACCCCGGTCTACATACCGCTCCCTGGCGAGATGCAAAATTTCGTCAACCGTCTCTGTCCGTTGATCGACCCCTTGCTGACAAAGAGGAATGGCCGGACGCGTGCTAGATTCCGTTCCGATGTGAAGATCCGGAAGATTGTGCTGGTCTCGACTAGCGGCTGGTATGAAAAAGGCAACTTCGGAACGGTCCTCAGGATTGCGAAAGAGGTCGCAAACGATGCCAGCGTGCAGTTCGCAGGGGCGCTGCTTCGACCGCACGCCCAGCTCCTTGCAAGAGGGGGTTCGAAAGCCGATAGAGTTCTGGAGGCTGCCAAGGAATCTGGGCGAGAACTCGTGGCGACCGGAAGAATATCTAAGAGGCTGATTGAGGCGGTCGGGAAGCCATTGATCCTTGAAGAGGAAATGTGGAAGACCTAG